The nucleotide window GATATCATCAAAAGAAGCAAATAATGATTTTATATTTATTTTAAAGAATAAATTATCATTTTTTCCCCCATTGGGGGAAGTTTTTGAACTTAAATCAGAGAAATTTTCCTGCAATGTCCAAGTAGAATCATATCCCTGCACTTGCAGAGGACCTGACCTACCTCATGAACATTACTTCATCAAATGGGAAGGATTAGAACAGGGGGATAAACTGGAAATTAGAAGAAATTCCTCTAAAACTAATGAATATCTTTTAAAAATAGTAAGTCAGGAAATGTACCCGTGAATGAAACTTAATATAAGACCTGAAAACTATTAACAACCCAACTTCAGTAACAAGCATTACAACCCAGTATCAAACTTTACCCAGTAACAAACCGAAAAGCCAGTTAAGTCCTTAAAAGTCAACTAAAAACCTTATAACTCAACACTAAATCTAATAACTCAAATCAAGTCATCATTACATTCCTGATTTACCCTAAAGCAGAACTACTCTTTATATTCTGTTTTATCTTCAACACCAGTCAATTCAAAAGCCCTTTTACGTCGCATGCAAGATTCACAGACACCACAATGATATTCATCACCCATGTAACAGGAATAACTAATATCTAGTGGTGCACGGATATCATCACCCACTTTTACAATTTCTTTTTTATCCATCTGGATCAAGGGTGCTTCTATCTGAATATCATCCAGAGAACCAATTTTCAGGAGGTTGTTGAAAGCATCCAGGAATTCCCGGGAATTATCAGGGAATGTGGCGGCTTCTTCAAAATCCCAGCCAACAATTATCTTCTCTGCACCTTCTGCCTCGGCAAATGATAATGCAATGGATGAAAAAACAACGTTCCTACCAGGGACCCACACCTTCCGGGCAGTTTCATCACAAATTTCTTTATCATCCAGTTCATCCATTCCAAGCTGTGGAACCTCCTCTTCTGAACTGGTCAATGCTGATCCCCCGAGTTGTGCCAGCCAGGGCAGTTCAATAACAGTGTGCTCCATACCTAATTTTTCACATATTGCCTTTGAAGCTTTAATTTCCATATTTGCACTTCTTTGACCGTAATCAAAGGTTATCGCATGCACATTGTAATCTTTAGCAAACAGTGCCGTGGCAACTGTTGAGTCCAAGCCTCCGGAGAGGACAGATACTGCTTTCTTTGACTTTTCCATGAAAATTGTTCTCCCTAATCTAATATTGTTTTTTCCTTGAATTGATATTTTATAAATAACTTATTTTTCTAAATTAAAGTTATGTACATGAATGTAATTAATTAAGTTAAATTTCCTCGTATTTAATTCAAATTATTCAATTGTTTAAGGGACTCATCAAAACGCTAGTAAGGAAAAGATAGTGTAAATTCTCTGATTCTTTTATTTTTCATTTTTATCTTTCATATTAAAATATTTTGTAATATGAGATCTACAAATTAGTTTAATCTTCCCACATACTTGATAAAGAGATTAATGGAGAAATAAGGTGAAAAAATAAAAATAAAAAGAATACTCAACGTGAAAAATATTTAGAATTTAAAAATTAATTTTTTGATTTATAAATCTTATAACATCTTTTATAGGCATTTGAATTTCTTCTGAAACCTTTCGGGCATCTTCGTATTCAACCGTGACGTTTACTATTTCCTCACCGATCTTAGCAACTTTAATCCGCACTGTCTTTGGCTGGCCATTAAAGTCAACCTCAACTGGAATTATCTCACGGCTTACAATGTTCCGGTGTACATAGGGAATTGTTCTAACACCAAGAGTACCTGTTTCCCTGATTATAGTCTCTGCAATAACAGAATTCATACTGGATTTACTTATCACTCTTAAAAGATGAGCTGGCCTGTTTTTCTTGGCAATAGTGGGGATTATGGTCACATCAAGTGCACCTTCCTCCATAAGCCTGTCCACAGTATGGCCTAACACTTCCCCAGTAACATCATCCAGATTTGTCTCTAAAATCGATATTTTATCTGTAGGTATGGGAGATGTACCAACAATTAGCCTTAAAACATTAGGATAGTCCAAATTATGGCTTCCAGCCCCATATGCAATCTTCTTGTTGGTTATTAAGGGATAAAACTCTGAAAATTCATCCACCATGTTCACCAGTAACGCTGCTCCAGTTGGTGTGGTGAGTTCATGATTTACAGGTCCACCCATAGCAGGAATATTTTTAAGAATTTCAAGGGTTGCTGGGGCAGGAACAGTTAGATTTCCGTGATCACTCTTTATCCTACCACCTCCCAGGGCGGGTGGAAGTCCATAAACCTTTTGATGAGATAATCCTAACTCATGGAAGGCATAAGAGGCACCGATTACATCTGCCACAGCATCAGCCGCTCCTACTTCATGGAAATGTATCTTATCCATATCCACCCCATGAACATGGGATTCAGCTATTGCCAGTGTTTGGAAAACTTTTTTGGCAAAGTTTAGTATAGGGGGAGTGATTTTTTCATGTTCAATTTTATCTAAAGTTACCAGTAAACTGTAGTAAGCTATGGACTTATGATCAGAACATTTAACATTGACAAAAGTTGCAGAAATACCGGATTTATTAACTTCTTCAATGTTAACACTTATTTCTCCAAAATAGGAACCATAATACTCCATGATTTCTTTAACTGTTTTTATATTTGCCCCTAAATTTATCAGGGCCCCTATTACCATGTTTCCAGATATCCCTGCCTGTTGTGGATCAATAATTAATGCCATGACTTTGAATCCTCCTTATATAAATCCTTAAATAAGAATAATCAACCAATGATGTTAAACATATCATTCCTTCTTAATCAGGGTTATTTCTACCTTGCTTCTTAACCTGACTGCTTCTTAACTTAATCAAATTGATTAATATTATTTATCTTTCCTCATCATTATTTTTTTTGTTTTCTGGGAAATTTTATATGATTGATTGAGAATTATAATAATTTGACTCAAAACGAGTTTGACTCATAACTATGAGGTGAAATAAATGAAGAAAAAACATACTATATTGGATAAGAAAGGATTTGTTGAGAAGATGATGGAAGATACTGCCAGAGCTATTGACAGTATCAGCAAAGACATCGGAAAATCCGTTGTTGATTACACCTTCGTCCCTGGAAAAGATATTCTGGAAACAGATGATAGTGTAATTGTTCACGTGGACCTACCCGGTATCAAAAAAGAAGACATCGATCTGGATGTTACTGAAACCAGGGTTAGAATTAAGGCCAATTTTGATATAACACAGGAAATCAATCGTGGAAACCATATGACTCTCCATGACCGAAAATCAGGAGTTATAAAAAGAACAGTCAGACTCCCAAAAAAGGTCATTCCCCAGGAAGCTGAAGCAGAATACGAAAATGGTGTTTTAAAGGTTGAAATCCCAAAACAGGAAAAAACTGAGAGTTTCAAGGTTGAGATTAAATAGATAGTGTGTTAAACACTCCTATTTTCTTTTTTTAAATCATTACAAATTTTTAAATCTACACTATGTCATTTACGGGGCAGATCCACCATATGGAAGGTGTAATACCTGCTGAATCCACATTCACGGCAGCGTATTTTAATGTTGAACTCATCAACCTCTATATCATGAATGGTGGCATCTCCACAGTTATAGCAGTTGGCTCCCTTTTCAAGTTTCCATTTTTTAACTGCCATCAGCTTCCCTCCTTTTCCACGCCTTTTATAAGATAGTAACGGGCTGCACCACAATTGGTACACCATATTTTAGCCTTGTTCATGTCAATTCTTATCCTTTGAACTGAATTTTCACCACAATAAAAACAGGGTACTTCTTTCTCCAGTAACCATGTCTCAGCCCTTTCTTTTTCAGGGCCCTGGCTGCTGACAATAATCCTACGGATAGGAACTTCCAGAATAGTGAATTTTTCACCCTCCAGTGCCTGCATTACAGATTCTACTATTTTATCTGTTTTTTCTTCGTCCACTACGCTGCAGACCAACACTGCATCAGTGGCGTAGTCCTTGATAAGCCCAATAGCCGATTTTGGGTCTTCTTTAATTGAGAACCCTTTCCAGTCCTGAGGAGACATACCTTTGTACTCCAAGATATAGAATCCAGTGATTCCAGCATCAGCAAGGGCATTCATAGCTTTTCCAAGGTTTTCTACCTCTACAAAGACTCTAAGATGAACTTTCAACATAACACCCCCATAT belongs to uncultured Methanobacterium sp. and includes:
- a CDS encoding Hsp20/alpha crystallin family protein; amino-acid sequence: MKKKHTILDKKGFVEKMMEDTARAIDSISKDIGKSVVDYTFVPGKDILETDDSVIVHVDLPGIKKEDIDLDVTETRVRIKANFDITQEINRGNHMTLHDRKSGVIKRTVRLPKKVIPQEAEAEYENGVLKVEIPKQEKTESFKVEIK
- a CDS encoding MJ1244 family protein, with product MLKVHLRVFVEVENLGKAMNALADAGITGFYILEYKGMSPQDWKGFSIKEDPKSAIGLIKDYATDAVLVCSVVDEEKTDKIVESVMQALEGEKFTILEVPIRRIIVSSQGPEKERAETWLLEKEVPCFYCGENSVQRIRIDMNKAKIWCTNCGAARYYLIKGVEKEGS
- the queC gene encoding 7-cyano-7-deazaguanine synthase QueC, translated to MEKSKKAVSVLSGGLDSTVATALFAKDYNVHAITFDYGQRSANMEIKASKAICEKLGMEHTVIELPWLAQLGGSALTSSEEEVPQLGMDELDDKEICDETARKVWVPGRNVVFSSIALSFAEAEGAEKIIVGWDFEEAATFPDNSREFLDAFNNLLKIGSLDDIQIEAPLIQMDKKEIVKVGDDIRAPLDISYSCYMGDEYHCGVCESCMRRKRAFELTGVEDKTEYKE
- the larC gene encoding nickel pincer cofactor biosynthesis protein LarC codes for the protein MALIIDPQQAGISGNMVIGALINLGANIKTVKEIMEYYGSYFGEISVNIEEVNKSGISATFVNVKCSDHKSIAYYSLLVTLDKIEHEKITPPILNFAKKVFQTLAIAESHVHGVDMDKIHFHEVGAADAVADVIGASYAFHELGLSHQKVYGLPPALGGGRIKSDHGNLTVPAPATLEILKNIPAMGGPVNHELTTPTGAALLVNMVDEFSEFYPLITNKKIAYGAGSHNLDYPNVLRLIVGTSPIPTDKISILETNLDDVTGEVLGHTVDRLMEEGALDVTIIPTIAKKNRPAHLLRVISKSSMNSVIAETIIRETGTLGVRTIPYVHRNIVSREIIPVEVDFNGQPKTVRIKVAKIGEEIVNVTVEYEDARKVSEEIQMPIKDVIRFINQKINF